A region from the Streptomyces tsukubensis genome encodes:
- a CDS encoding fatty acid desaturase family protein, with protein sequence MAGQDIVGADTTRHSDFTELHRRVSDAGLLRRRPLYYACRATGLLVALVALLAGFVVLGASWWQLCLAPLFAILLGQWALLGHDVAHRAVFTDRRTGDLAGIFLGNLVVGMSYGWWVSDHNRHHAHPNREGHDPAADSILFVRTAEQANRTKGVRRLVARYQAELFFPLLTLQALGLAVATWLTLTRGSVRYPVLERTLAVLHYLLAAVLLIVVLSPLQALAFAVVCGAVLGVYLGCVFAPNHKGMPMTGPDEEPADFLRRQVLPSRNLRAGRFVHFVFGGLGYQIEHHLFPSMPVVALRPASRIVRDYCAEIGVEYCEAGPADSFQEILRDLRAVGRSIDLDPARPATPETGSAR encoded by the coding sequence ATGGCCGGTCAGGACATCGTCGGCGCCGATACCACTCGGCACAGCGATTTCACCGAGCTCCACCGGCGGGTTTCCGACGCCGGCCTGCTGCGGAGGCGTCCGCTGTACTACGCGTGCCGGGCTACGGGGCTGCTGGTCGCCCTGGTCGCGCTGCTGGCCGGTTTCGTGGTGCTGGGTGCGAGTTGGTGGCAGCTCTGTCTGGCGCCCCTGTTCGCGATCCTGCTCGGCCAGTGGGCGCTCCTCGGCCATGATGTCGCCCATCGCGCGGTGTTCACCGACCGGCGTACGGGAGACCTGGCGGGCATCTTCCTCGGGAACCTCGTCGTGGGGATGAGCTACGGATGGTGGGTGAGCGACCACAACCGGCACCATGCGCATCCCAACCGTGAGGGGCACGACCCGGCCGCCGACTCCATCCTCTTCGTCCGGACCGCCGAGCAGGCGAACCGGACCAAGGGGGTGCGGCGCCTCGTCGCCAGGTACCAGGCGGAGTTGTTCTTCCCGCTGCTGACCCTGCAGGCGCTGGGGCTGGCCGTCGCCACCTGGCTGACCCTGACCCGGGGGTCGGTGCGGTATCCCGTACTGGAGCGGACGCTCGCCGTACTGCACTACCTCCTGGCGGCGGTGCTGCTGATCGTCGTCCTGTCACCACTCCAGGCCCTGGCGTTCGCCGTCGTGTGCGGAGCCGTGCTGGGCGTGTACCTGGGGTGCGTCTTCGCACCCAATCACAAGGGCATGCCGATGACCGGCCCGGACGAGGAGCCCGCGGACTTCCTGCGTCGGCAGGTACTGCCCTCGCGGAATCTGCGGGCCGGCCGCTTCGTCCACTTCGTGTTCGGCGGCCTCGGCTACCAGATCGAACACCACCTCTTCCCGTCCATGCCGGTGGTGGCCCTGCGTCCCGCCTCGCGCATCGTGCGCGACTACTGCGCGGAGATCGGCGTGGAGTACTGCGAAGCCGGCCCGGCCGATTCGTTCCAGGAGATCCTCCGGGATCTGCGCGCCGTCGGCAGGTCGATCGACCTGGACCCGGCCCGCCCGGCCACCCCCGAAACCGGGAGCGCCCGGTGA
- a CDS encoding choice-of-anchor C family protein, whose protein sequence is MFSLRIATAATAAITLLTGFGAGSATAAPPPVSRFHDGSFEYPRAPANLFTPYFPGQDIGPWSVTLGAVDLIGAGTWQAAEGDQSIDLNGVSAVSQTFTTTPGTTYTVTYSLAGNPTNADPAVKTGKVLVDGQDFQSFSFDVTGKTYAAMGYVNRRFTFVANAATTTVAFVSTTGPTAANGPVIDNVCIEPRSSCPSCAAG, encoded by the coding sequence ATGTTCTCTTTACGTATCGCCACCGCTGCCACAGCCGCGATCACCCTGCTGACCGGCTTCGGCGCCGGTTCCGCCACCGCGGCGCCACCGCCCGTCAGCCGCTTCCACGACGGCAGTTTCGAATATCCCAGGGCCCCCGCCAACCTCTTCACCCCGTACTTCCCCGGGCAGGACATCGGCCCCTGGTCCGTGACACTCGGGGCGGTCGACCTGATCGGTGCCGGCACCTGGCAGGCCGCCGAGGGCGACCAGTCCATCGACCTCAACGGCGTCAGCGCGGTGAGCCAGACCTTCACCACGACGCCCGGCACCACCTACACGGTCACCTATTCACTCGCCGGCAACCCCACCAACGCCGACCCCGCCGTGAAAACGGGCAAAGTCCTGGTCGACGGCCAGGACTTCCAGAGCTTCTCCTTCGACGTCACGGGCAAGACCTACGCCGCCATGGGGTACGTGAACCGCCGGTTCACCTTCGTCGCCAACGCCGCCACCACGACCGTCGCCTTCGTCAGCACCACGGGCCCGACCGCGGCCAACGGCCCGGTGATCGACAACGTCTGTATCGAACCCCGGTCGTCCTGCCCGTCCTGCGCCGCCGGATAA
- a CDS encoding zinc-binding dehydrogenase, which yields MRAVVLEEPGPVDHLKLKTLPVPEAEPGWVRIKVEAFGLNRSELHTRLGLAEGVTFPRVLGIEATGTIDADPDGVLAPGQQVMTMVGGMGRTFDGGYAEYTVVPRSQVIPFTSRLPWETLGALPETLQTAYGSLTTGLALSAGQSLLIRGGTSALGLATAALARDIGATVAATTRNPDRVRVLADHGVDHPLVDNGEVAPLVREIYPEGVDAGLELVGTPTLPDTLAATRDQGTVCFTGMLSNQWTVRDFYPIEYLPRGVRLSAYGGATAELPPEVLQHYLDRIATGEFSAGPVHVYPLDRIRDAHRDMEEGAHTGKLVVRL from the coding sequence ATGCGTGCCGTCGTCCTGGAGGAGCCGGGGCCGGTGGACCATCTGAAACTGAAGACGCTCCCGGTTCCCGAAGCGGAGCCGGGCTGGGTCCGGATCAAAGTGGAGGCGTTCGGCCTCAACCGGTCCGAACTGCACACCCGTCTCGGTCTCGCCGAGGGAGTGACCTTCCCCCGGGTCCTGGGCATCGAGGCGACCGGGACGATCGACGCCGACCCGGACGGTGTGCTGGCACCGGGACAGCAGGTGATGACCATGGTGGGCGGCATGGGCCGTACCTTCGACGGGGGCTATGCGGAGTACACGGTCGTGCCCCGCTCCCAGGTCATTCCCTTCACCTCCCGGCTCCCCTGGGAGACGCTGGGTGCACTGCCCGAGACCCTGCAGACCGCCTACGGGTCCCTGACCACCGGCCTCGCCCTGAGCGCGGGTCAGTCACTGCTGATCCGCGGCGGGACCTCCGCACTCGGGCTGGCGACGGCCGCGCTCGCCCGCGATATCGGGGCGACCGTCGCCGCGACCACCCGCAACCCGGACCGGGTCCGGGTACTGGCAGACCACGGGGTGGACCATCCTCTGGTCGACAACGGGGAAGTCGCCCCGCTGGTGCGCGAGATCTACCCGGAAGGGGTGGACGCCGGGCTCGAACTGGTCGGCACACCCACCCTCCCCGACACTCTGGCCGCCACCCGCGACCAGGGCACCGTCTGCTTCACCGGCATGCTTTCCAACCAGTGGACCGTCCGGGACTTCTACCCCATCGAGTATCTGCCCCGCGGGGTGCGGCTGTCCGCGTACGGCGGAGCGACGGCCGAACTGCCGCCCGAAGTGCTCCAGCACTATCTCGACCGCATCGCCACCGGCGAGTTCTCCGCCGGACCCGTCCATGTCTACCCGCTGGACCGGATCAGGGACGCCCACCGCGATATGGAGGAAGGCGCGCATACCGGGAAGCTCGTCGTACGGCTCTGA
- a CDS encoding cytochrome P450, protein MSTAIPRTPGRNPAPGALPLLGHTASMLKDPLGFFAALPAHGDLVDIRMGPFKAVVVTTPELIHQVLMDDRTFDKGGPVYERTREVLGDGVVTCPYSEHRRLRRVAQPAFSPARHAAYARIMCEQTARVTDTWSDGREIDILADMTTVAARTGVAAFFAGHLSSPSLAKTPKDLATVSRGVYRRMLLPAPLDRIPTPGKRRYDRSRARLRSTIGGVIAEYRRTGEDHGDLLSMLLATTGEGLTDTELNDAAITFFFGATDTIAITISWALHRISTDRRIEEAFHTEVDTVLDGRTAAGYDDLERLVLTRRIITETLRLYPPIWLFTRKVSTDTELGGHRVPAGTNVVISPYLVHRSGELHPDPERFDPSRWETKGLEPVRRGVLPEILPFGGGARGCMGETFAINEITLALTNIAARWRLLAVDPAAVRPTSGAILGPSGLRLRAAARTPERAGR, encoded by the coding sequence ATGTCCACGGCAATCCCCCGTACGCCCGGAAGGAATCCGGCCCCCGGAGCGCTCCCGCTCCTCGGGCACACGGCGAGCATGCTCAAGGACCCGCTCGGATTCTTCGCCGCACTGCCCGCCCACGGCGACCTCGTCGACATCAGGATGGGCCCGTTCAAGGCCGTCGTGGTCACCACGCCCGAACTCATCCATCAGGTGCTGATGGACGACCGGACCTTCGACAAGGGCGGCCCGGTCTACGAGCGGACCCGCGAGGTCCTCGGCGACGGAGTGGTCACCTGTCCGTACAGCGAACACCGCCGTCTGCGGAGAGTCGCCCAGCCGGCCTTCAGCCCGGCCCGGCACGCGGCCTACGCCCGGATCATGTGCGAACAGACCGCCCGGGTGACGGACACCTGGTCCGACGGCCGGGAGATCGACATCCTGGCCGATATGACGACCGTCGCCGCCCGCACCGGTGTGGCCGCCTTCTTCGCCGGGCATCTGTCCTCGCCGTCGCTCGCGAAAACCCCGAAAGATCTGGCCACCGTCAGCCGCGGCGTCTACCGCCGCATGCTCCTCCCCGCACCGCTCGACCGGATACCCACCCCGGGCAAGAGACGCTACGACCGCAGCAGAGCGCGGCTGCGCAGCACCATCGGCGGCGTCATAGCCGAGTACCGGCGCACCGGGGAGGACCACGGCGACCTGCTGTCGATGCTGCTGGCCACCACCGGCGAGGGTCTCACCGACACGGAACTCAACGACGCCGCGATCACCTTCTTCTTCGGGGCCACGGACACGATCGCCATCACCATCTCCTGGGCCCTGCACCGCATTTCCACGGACCGGCGGATCGAAGAGGCCTTCCATACGGAGGTGGACACCGTCCTGGACGGCCGGACCGCGGCCGGCTACGACGATCTGGAACGTCTGGTGCTCACCCGGCGGATCATCACCGAGACCCTGCGCCTGTATCCGCCGATCTGGCTGTTCACCCGCAAGGTCAGCACGGATACCGAGCTGGGCGGCCACCGCGTTCCGGCCGGCACGAATGTGGTGATCAGCCCCTATCTCGTCCACCGCTCCGGAGAACTCCACCCCGACCCCGAGCGCTTCGACCCGTCGCGCTGGGAGACCAAGGGCCTGGAGCCGGTGCGCAGGGGCGTCCTCCCCGAGATCCTCCCCTTCGGCGGCGGCGCCCGTGGCTGCATGGGCGAGACCTTCGCGATCAACGAGATCACCCTGGCCCTGACGAACATCGCGGCCCGCTGGCGCCTGCTGGCCGTGGACCCCGCGGCGGTCCGCCCGACGTCGGGCGCGATCCTGGGCCCGTCGGGGCTGAGGTTACGGGCCGCCGCCCGCACCCCGGAGCGGGCCGGGCGCTGA
- a CDS encoding alpha/beta hydrolase gives MRLVSRALTATAVAVALAAGAPGWAQAQPTGESIPGAPPGAAQDRLPEGWRISAGELVWSSPVPVGMGGALVEFRSGERTLGVPEASPDHRTFRLRVDTSAIGPVNELQVVAGSRRLDAAGKERSSARRSAPDAVKPPAPLPVNSVDPGVAGKYRTTSGEYTLKSVKLPGYEKPVEMRATVVGPANAPGKRPLALFLHGRHASCYEPGSDWPNLQWPCPPGQKEIPSYRGYQHDQKLLASQGYVTVSISANGINAQDGPKPDSGAQARSSLVRQHLARWAEWGANPAKAPAAVRATKAADLSKVLLVGHSRGGEGVNRAAYDSVSPPPRAEDGYRGPVSWRIRGTVLIGPTIFGHNPAPDVPSMTILPGCDGDVSDLQGQMYLDAARGIGRGTALHSAVYMVGANHNYFNTEWTPGQTEAPANDDWFEDEDRVCGPGAKTRLSAGQQQTAGTTYIAAAARLFLAGDDRVRPLLDGSGRRAPSAGPARVLSHAVGGNRTAAILPDAPLSVANGRVCDQITSDTARACMQQSEIGVSPHFAQWGFAADEPGRNAVRADWTKPGTPVKLTPGRVFSLAGSEALALRAAVPPNSSGTRLDVAVTDTSGKRVRLGRVTVDGLPGSGVTSSHWARELRVPLRAATAAGVDLKRIRSVELTPRSTSGSLWLVDAWGWRPGTPAVNPVPLPRLDVSTQTVKEGDSGTRTHQVNVRATGKGTGVVKLGVLDPKTYETAVRTVKVKAGAPVTVPVTVNGNTRFSEDIHYEVTAKAVRGAAVGGAFGGLLVENDDAEPEVSVAPVADSVTEGGKLTWKVQLSAPADSVFYARFVFLPTGGGPELSTKDVDPQWLSEQGLLPDPEQSMSEAAPWIWVTIPAGETSVEMSVPTITDALTEPEESVRMQLGRYRMNDGTWTDGPIVTGKVTDARQR, from the coding sequence GTGAGACTGGTCTCACGCGCGCTGACGGCCACCGCCGTGGCCGTGGCGCTGGCGGCGGGTGCGCCGGGATGGGCGCAGGCGCAGCCGACCGGCGAATCCATACCCGGGGCGCCGCCGGGCGCCGCTCAGGACCGGCTGCCGGAAGGGTGGCGTATCTCGGCCGGGGAACTGGTCTGGAGTTCGCCCGTGCCCGTGGGCATGGGCGGTGCCCTGGTCGAGTTCCGCTCCGGGGAGCGGACTCTCGGCGTTCCGGAGGCCTCCCCCGATCACCGGACCTTCCGGCTCCGCGTCGATACGTCGGCCATCGGACCGGTGAACGAGCTCCAGGTGGTCGCCGGTTCGCGGCGGCTGGACGCCGCCGGGAAGGAACGATCCTCCGCCCGGCGGAGCGCGCCGGACGCCGTCAAGCCTCCCGCTCCGCTGCCCGTCAACTCGGTCGATCCGGGTGTTGCGGGCAAGTACCGCACCACCAGCGGCGAGTACACCCTGAAGTCGGTCAAGCTGCCGGGCTACGAGAAGCCCGTGGAGATGCGCGCCACGGTCGTCGGCCCGGCGAACGCGCCGGGCAAGCGCCCGCTGGCGCTCTTCCTCCACGGCCGGCACGCGTCCTGCTACGAGCCCGGTTCGGACTGGCCGAACCTCCAGTGGCCGTGCCCGCCGGGACAGAAGGAGATACCGAGCTACCGCGGCTATCAGCACGACCAGAAGCTCCTGGCGTCCCAGGGCTATGTGACGGTCTCCATTTCCGCGAACGGCATCAACGCGCAGGACGGCCCCAAGCCCGACAGCGGGGCCCAGGCCCGCTCCTCCCTGGTCCGGCAGCATCTGGCCCGCTGGGCCGAGTGGGGCGCGAATCCCGCGAAGGCGCCCGCTGCGGTCCGCGCGACCAAGGCCGCCGATCTTTCGAAGGTGCTCCTCGTCGGCCACTCCCGGGGCGGCGAGGGCGTCAACCGGGCGGCCTACGACAGCGTCTCCCCGCCGCCGCGCGCCGAGGACGGCTACCGGGGACCGGTGAGCTGGCGGATCCGCGGCACCGTGCTGATCGGCCCCACGATCTTCGGCCACAACCCGGCGCCCGATGTGCCCTCCATGACGATCCTGCCGGGCTGTGACGGCGATGTGTCCGATCTCCAGGGGCAGATGTACCTGGACGCCGCCCGTGGCATCGGCCGCGGTACGGCGCTGCACAGCGCGGTGTACATGGTCGGCGCCAACCACAACTACTTCAACACCGAGTGGACGCCCGGCCAGACCGAGGCACCGGCCAACGACGACTGGTTCGAGGACGAGGACCGGGTCTGCGGGCCGGGGGCGAAGACCCGGCTGAGCGCCGGGCAGCAGCAGACGGCGGGTACCACCTACATCGCCGCCGCAGCGCGGCTGTTCCTCGCCGGAGACGACCGGGTCCGCCCGCTCCTCGACGGGTCCGGCCGCCGCGCGCCCTCCGCCGGGCCCGCCCGGGTGCTGAGCCACGCCGTCGGCGGCAACCGCACCGCGGCGATCCTGCCCGACGCCCCGCTGTCGGTGGCCAACGGACGCGTATGCGACCAGATCACCTCGGACACCGCCCGAGCCTGTATGCAGCAGTCCGAGATCGGGGTGTCGCCGCACTTCGCACAGTGGGGGTTCGCCGCTGACGAGCCGGGCCGGAACGCGGTCAGGGCCGACTGGACCAAGCCGGGCACCCCGGTGAAGCTGACGCCGGGGCGCGTCTTCTCGCTGGCGGGCTCCGAAGCGCTCGCGCTGCGGGCCGCGGTGCCGCCGAACAGCTCGGGCACCCGGCTCGACGTCGCCGTCACCGATACCTCGGGGAAGCGCGTGCGCCTCGGCCGGGTCACCGTCGACGGCCTTCCCGGTAGCGGCGTCACCTCCTCGCACTGGGCGCGTGAGCTCCGTGTTCCGCTGAGGGCGGCCACCGCCGCCGGTGTCGACCTGAAGCGGATCCGGTCGGTGGAGCTCACTCCGCGCAGCACCTCCGGCAGCCTGTGGCTGGTGGACGCCTGGGGCTGGCGCCCCGGCACGCCCGCGGTGAACCCGGTACCGCTCCCGCGGCTGGACGTCAGCACGCAGACGGTCAAGGAAGGGGACTCCGGCACCCGTACCCACCAGGTGAACGTCCGGGCCACCGGCAAGGGCACCGGCGTGGTCAAGCTCGGCGTTCTCGACCCGAAGACCTACGAGACCGCGGTCCGCACCGTGAAGGTGAAAGCCGGCGCCCCCGTGACCGTGCCGGTCACGGTCAACGGCAACACCCGCTTCTCCGAGGACATCCACTACGAAGTCACCGCCAAGGCCGTGCGCGGCGCGGCGGTCGGCGGCGCCTTCGGCGGCCTCCTCGTCGAGAACGACGACGCCGAGCCGGAGGTCAGCGTGGCTCCGGTCGCCGACTCGGTCACCGAGGGCGGGAAGCTCACCTGGAAGGTCCAGCTGTCCGCGCCCGCCGACAGCGTTTTCTATGCCCGGTTCGTCTTCCTGCCGACGGGCGGCGGACCCGAGCTGTCCACGAAGGACGTCGACCCGCAGTGGCTGTCCGAACAGGGCCTGCTCCCCGACCCGGAGCAGTCCATGTCGGAGGCCGCCCCCTGGATCTGGGTCACCATTCCCGCGGGTGAGACCAGCGTCGAGATGTCCGTGCCCACGATCACCGACGCGCTGACCGAGCCGGAGGAGTCGGTACGGATGCAGCTGGGCCGCTACCGGATGAACGACGGCACCTGGACGGACGGCCCGATCGTCACGGGCAAGGTCACGGACGCGCGGCAGCGCTGA